Proteins encoded together in one Maricaulis maris window:
- a CDS encoding TonB-dependent receptor — protein MFSLGFKKAFFTSASRVAIASLVSLPGVMGATSFAQSNDEDEDVITITVERREQSLQDLAGTATSFDGDDMKLLGVQSMADLNGRYPGLQIGNNQGNIEVFIRGVGSTNNTELGEPAAATHMDGIYIPRPSGFGSAFFDIQRVEVNVGPQGTLRGRNATAGSVNVIPWGPGLGVFDVAAEVSVGNYGERSFEGVINVPVSQNSAFRLAGYAMSHDSYYENASPTSADLGVSVPTASSEGIDVAEAADNWGARASFLIEPTPNLTMTFTADYLSEGGTGYTGTNYANPLGNGLRPEDISNPRSVIGRAMSPELDTVHWGLRAHVAYETDCFNVEYIGGLRDLVYDYKAATPLSPYYPGVIDNLRNPFDGNLDEAFDNFSLFQSVTDSESQVHEIRFFDEMDNGAVWSAGVFAFTEDQRTFLGTTGDRGLFFSGLEFNQRTETDAFAVYADGTYPVTDAFRVTAGVRYSEEEKTRTGVNARYGFAIGGAGYSCCGGVRVGTEGFEFNVFDRTIMNPDIDGDGNVTEAETLAFYFDGIRTFGARDNVDDIFANGPLVGVDLGNPTQIASYPTCVDTIAGDFFTCPSPTDGIPWDDAATGIFTFALPFLGQIAPQNGFASFDFVDWRLRGEWDLSESNLLYASVSTGHNGGGFNDNLPSVGGVTINPAGGGTAPFDTSELAPTFNEESVIVYEFGSKNEFDTPNGRGYFNASAFYYDYSDLIQNVLLSVGQILDRSDIPLDTTAAPGSALGLVVNFNFNASDAEIYGAQFEAGYDLPYNLQWKGTLLWMPVARIQNSELIADSRFQADVAPLQAIPQSIDGFRLRRTPEWSIQTSISQALSFDHGDADWIISLGYRTEQHQDLFNGEVYPEFDFANDDPLRLNDLVDGYLTVDAGAGYNPGGNENLRIEAYVQNATDEQREQAIVITQFDNTRFFSRPRTYGLRFRWRR, from the coding sequence ATGTTCAGTCTTGGATTCAAGAAGGCGTTTTTCACGTCCGCTTCGCGGGTCGCGATTGCCAGTCTGGTTAGCCTGCCCGGCGTCATGGGCGCTACAAGTTTCGCGCAATCGAATGATGAGGATGAAGACGTCATCACCATCACCGTCGAGCGCCGCGAACAGAGTTTGCAGGATCTTGCGGGTACTGCCACGTCGTTTGACGGCGATGACATGAAGCTGCTCGGCGTGCAGAGCATGGCCGACCTCAACGGTCGCTATCCCGGCCTCCAGATCGGTAACAACCAGGGCAATATCGAAGTCTTCATCCGGGGTGTCGGCTCGACCAACAATACCGAGCTCGGCGAGCCGGCTGCTGCGACCCACATGGACGGGATCTACATCCCGCGTCCGAGCGGCTTCGGGTCGGCCTTCTTTGATATCCAGCGCGTCGAAGTGAATGTCGGACCGCAGGGTACCCTGCGTGGCCGCAACGCAACGGCCGGGTCGGTCAATGTGATTCCTTGGGGCCCGGGCCTCGGCGTGTTCGATGTGGCTGCGGAAGTCAGCGTTGGAAATTACGGCGAGCGCTCCTTCGAGGGTGTAATCAACGTTCCGGTCAGCCAGAACTCCGCGTTCCGCCTTGCCGGGTACGCGATGTCGCATGACTCCTATTACGAGAATGCGTCCCCGACGAGCGCCGATCTGGGTGTCAGTGTCCCGACGGCATCCTCGGAAGGCATCGATGTTGCCGAAGCGGCTGACAACTGGGGCGCGCGCGCCAGCTTCCTGATCGAGCCGACGCCGAACCTGACCATGACGTTTACAGCCGACTACCTGTCGGAAGGCGGCACGGGCTATACCGGTACCAACTACGCCAACCCGCTGGGCAACGGATTGCGCCCGGAAGACATCAGCAATCCGCGCTCGGTGATCGGTCGCGCCATGTCGCCCGAGCTGGACACCGTCCATTGGGGGCTGCGGGCGCATGTCGCGTATGAAACCGACTGTTTCAATGTCGAGTATATCGGCGGCCTTCGCGACCTGGTCTATGACTACAAGGCAGCCACTCCGCTTTCGCCTTACTATCCGGGCGTCATCGACAATCTGCGCAATCCTTTCGACGGCAATCTCGACGAAGCCTTCGATAATTTCTCACTCTTCCAGTCGGTCACGGACTCGGAGTCGCAGGTCCACGAGATCCGCTTCTTCGACGAGATGGACAATGGCGCCGTCTGGAGTGCCGGTGTCTTCGCCTTCACCGAAGACCAGCGCACCTTCCTCGGCACGACCGGTGACCGCGGCCTCTTCTTCTCGGGCCTCGAGTTCAACCAGCGCACTGAAACCGACGCCTTCGCCGTCTATGCCGATGGTACCTATCCGGTCACCGACGCCTTCCGCGTGACGGCCGGTGTGCGCTACTCGGAAGAGGAAAAGACGCGGACCGGTGTCAACGCCCGCTACGGCTTCGCCATTGGCGGCGCCGGCTATAGCTGCTGCGGCGGTGTCCGCGTGGGCACGGAAGGCTTTGAGTTCAACGTCTTCGATCGCACCATCATGAACCCGGACATTGATGGCGACGGCAACGTTACCGAGGCCGAAACGCTGGCCTTCTACTTCGACGGCATCCGCACCTTCGGTGCGCGTGACAATGTCGATGACATCTTCGCCAACGGCCCGCTGGTCGGCGTTGATCTCGGCAACCCGACCCAGATCGCGTCCTATCCGACCTGCGTCGACACGATTGCAGGCGACTTTTTCACATGTCCGTCGCCGACCGACGGTATCCCGTGGGATGATGCCGCGACTGGAATCTTCACCTTCGCCTTGCCCTTCCTGGGTCAGATCGCACCGCAAAACGGCTTCGCCTCCTTCGACTTCGTCGACTGGCGTCTGCGGGGCGAGTGGGATCTCAGCGAGAGCAACCTGCTCTATGCCTCGGTCAGCACCGGTCACAATGGCGGTGGTTTCAATGATAACCTGCCATCTGTGGGCGGCGTCACGATCAACCCGGCCGGCGGTGGTACCGCACCCTTCGATACGTCCGAGCTGGCGCCGACCTTCAATGAAGAGAGCGTCATCGTCTATGAGTTCGGCTCGAAGAACGAGTTCGATACGCCGAACGGTCGCGGCTATTTCAACGCCTCCGCTTTCTATTATGACTACTCCGATCTGATCCAGAACGTGCTGCTTTCGGTCGGTCAGATCCTTGACCGGTCCGACATCCCGCTGGATACGACGGCAGCGCCGGGCTCGGCCCTGGGTCTGGTCGTGAACTTCAACTTCAACGCCTCTGATGCGGAGATCTACGGTGCGCAGTTCGAGGCCGGTTACGATCTGCCCTATAACCTGCAGTGGAAAGGCACGCTGCTGTGGATGCCGGTCGCCCGTATCCAGAACTCCGAGCTGATCGCCGACTCGCGCTTCCAGGCCGATGTAGCGCCCCTGCAGGCCATCCCGCAGTCGATTGACGGCTTCCGTCTTCGCCGGACGCCGGAATGGAGTATCCAGACCTCGATCAGCCAGGCGCTGAGCTTTGATCATGGTGATGCCGACTGGATCATCTCCCTCGGCTATCGCACCGAGCAGCACCAGGACCTGTTCAATGGCGAGGTTTATCCGGAGTTCGATTTTGCGAACGATGATCCACTGCGCCTGAATGACCTGGTGGATGGATATCTGACCGTTGATGCCGGTGCCGGCTATAATCCGGGGGGCAATGAGAACCTGCGGATTGAAGCCTATGTCCAGAACGCCACGGATGAGCAGCGCGAGCAGGCGATTGTTATCACCCAGTTCGATAACACCCGCTTCTTCTCGCGTCCTCGCACCTACGGCCTGCGCTTCCGCTGGCGTCGATAG
- a CDS encoding glycoside hydrolase family 3 N-terminal domain-containing protein, with protein sequence MAKAQTIEAGHGKDGVEARIRDLLSRMSIEEKVGQLNQVEGSAHDVVHALGADLRAGQIGSVINQVDPATVNELQRIAREESRLGIPLLIGRDVIHGFKTVAPIPLGQAATWNPDLVEACARMAGEEAAAAGVNWTFAPMIDICRDPRWGRIAESLGEDPVLTSILGAAMVRGFQGETLSDPTSLAACAKHFAGYGASEAGRDYNTTNLPENELRNVHLPPFRAAAEAGAASLMTSFSDIDGIPATANTLLLRDVLRGEWDYDGMVVSDWDAIKQLCTHGLTETEYEAAYQAAMAGVDMDMVASAYRNHLADLIACGRIELAVLDRMVANVLRMKFRLGLFDGRTTADAEPSRMASRSLAKQAALQSCVLLKNDHQTLPLDPTTLTRLAVIGPLADDPVEQLGTWIFDGDPERSVTPLAALESLAADTALSLHHVRALATTRSHDQSGFDEAEAAARDADAVLVFLGEEAILSGEAHCRADIDLPGAQVELVKRLKATGKPVIAVIQAGRPLTLASVLDHLDALLFAWHPGSLGGAAIADLLFGRACPSGKLPVSFPKMVGQIPVYYGHKNTGRPPSPDTIIHIDDIQAGAAQTSLGMTAFHLDAGYEPLFRFGFGLSYTSFAYSGLILGSEAIAPDETLTVQVDVTNTGEVAGEEVVQLYLRDRFGSVTRPVRELKAFARVALEPGETRQVRFELTVEDLAFYKRNQTRGAETGAFDVWVGGDSAADLHAEFALTEDSVALP encoded by the coding sequence ATGGCCAAAGCACAGACAATCGAAGCAGGGCACGGCAAGGACGGCGTCGAGGCCCGTATCCGCGACCTGCTGAGCCGGATGTCGATCGAGGAAAAGGTCGGCCAGCTGAACCAGGTGGAAGGGTCCGCGCATGACGTGGTTCACGCCCTCGGTGCAGACTTACGGGCGGGACAGATCGGTTCGGTGATCAACCAGGTTGATCCGGCAACGGTGAATGAGCTGCAGAGAATCGCCCGTGAAGAAAGCCGTTTGGGTATCCCGCTCCTGATCGGTCGCGATGTGATTCATGGCTTCAAGACGGTTGCGCCTATTCCGCTTGGCCAGGCCGCAACCTGGAATCCGGACCTAGTCGAAGCCTGCGCGCGGATGGCGGGAGAGGAAGCCGCGGCGGCCGGGGTCAACTGGACGTTCGCCCCGATGATCGACATTTGCCGCGACCCCCGTTGGGGTCGGATCGCCGAGAGTCTCGGCGAGGACCCGGTTCTGACCAGCATCCTTGGTGCGGCGATGGTGCGCGGCTTCCAGGGTGAAACGCTGTCCGACCCGACAAGCCTGGCGGCCTGCGCCAAGCATTTCGCGGGTTATGGCGCCTCCGAGGCCGGTCGCGACTACAACACGACCAACCTGCCCGAGAATGAATTGCGCAATGTGCATTTGCCGCCCTTCCGGGCCGCGGCCGAAGCCGGGGCGGCCTCGCTGATGACCTCCTTCAGCGATATTGACGGCATCCCTGCAACCGCCAACACCCTGTTGTTGAGAGACGTGCTGCGCGGTGAGTGGGATTATGACGGCATGGTCGTCAGCGATTGGGATGCGATCAAGCAGCTCTGCACGCATGGTCTGACCGAAACCGAGTATGAGGCGGCCTATCAGGCGGCAATGGCGGGCGTCGACATGGACATGGTGGCAAGTGCCTACCGCAATCACCTCGCAGACCTGATCGCGTGCGGACGGATCGAACTGGCGGTTCTGGACCGGATGGTCGCCAACGTGCTGCGGATGAAGTTCAGGCTCGGCCTGTTTGACGGGCGTACGACGGCAGACGCGGAGCCGTCCCGGATGGCCTCGCGCTCACTCGCAAAGCAAGCCGCGCTGCAAAGCTGTGTTCTGCTCAAGAATGACCATCAAACCTTGCCTTTGGACCCGACGACCCTGACCCGGTTGGCGGTGATCGGACCGCTTGCAGATGATCCCGTGGAACAGCTGGGTACATGGATCTTTGACGGTGACCCGGAGCGCAGCGTCACGCCGCTCGCGGCGCTCGAAAGCCTGGCCGCAGACACCGCGCTGAGCCTTCATCATGTGCGGGCGCTTGCGACAACCCGCAGCCATGATCAGAGCGGGTTTGATGAGGCTGAAGCGGCAGCTCGCGATGCCGATGCGGTTCTGGTCTTCCTGGGTGAGGAGGCGATCCTGTCAGGCGAGGCCCATTGCCGGGCCGATATCGACCTGCCCGGAGCCCAGGTCGAACTGGTCAAGCGCCTCAAGGCGACCGGCAAGCCGGTGATTGCCGTCATTCAGGCCGGGCGGCCGCTGACCCTCGCGAGTGTCCTTGATCACCTCGACGCTCTCCTGTTCGCCTGGCACCCGGGAAGCCTCGGCGGGGCGGCCATTGCCGACCTGCTGTTCGGACGGGCCTGCCCGTCCGGCAAGCTGCCGGTCAGCTTCCCGAAAATGGTCGGGCAGATCCCGGTCTATTACGGCCACAAGAATACCGGGCGTCCGCCTTCGCCGGATACGATCATCCATATCGATGACATCCAGGCCGGCGCGGCGCAGACCTCGCTCGGCATGACCGCCTTTCACCTCGACGCTGGCTATGAGCCGCTTTTCCGTTTCGGTTTCGGCCTCAGCTATACCAGTTTTGCCTATTCGGGGCTCATCCTGGGTTCCGAGGCCATTGCACCCGATGAAACCTTGACGGTTCAGGTCGACGTCACCAATACCGGCGAGGTCGCGGGTGAAGAGGTTGTACAGCTCTACCTGCGTGATCGTTTTGGCAGCGTGACCCGGCCGGTCCGCGAACTGAAGGCATTTGCCCGCGTGGCCCTGGAGCCGGGCGAGACACGACAGGTCCGCTTCGAGCTCACCGTGGAGGATCTCGCCTTCTACAAGCGCAACCAGACCCGCGGCGCCGAGACCGGCGCCTTTGACGTCTGGGTCGGCGGCGACTCCGCCGCTGATCTGCACGCCGAGTTCGCCCTCACCGAGGATAGCGTGGCTCTGCCCTAG
- a CDS encoding MFS transporter has protein sequence MSATQSQTRPEDRVSFAHRLAYGSGAFANNLLAGAIVGMIVLLYEELGVSLIMLGIITGAPRFFDALTDPIVGYISDNFKSRWGRRRPFIFVGAILVGVSFFFLWQFPDGQSPTFYFWYYLIGSLIFFLAYTIFATPWVALGYELTPDYDQRTLLMGTQNFIGQLAFFLPPYMLFIAKQSEWFSNPIEGARWVATGVAIVVIITGIIPAIFLRERLADVALKESKAEHGTSGGFIRELGYFFKSMGQALSFIPFLKICLVTFLVFNGFILIASYGYFVLSYYVFNGDTEAAAGMGALVATVGTFANFFIVAFVTFLATKIGQRRTFIIAIGLAILGYALKTFAYSPEHPWLIMLPAPLMAFGLGSLFTLMPSMMADIVDQDELRTGQRREGMFASIYWWVVKLGQTAASMGGAWLLASTGLNAELGGDQTESTLLLLRVYDIGLPILLYLLAIGLVATIDVSREKSEAVRRELEARRRSVEPVPAE, from the coding sequence ATGAGCGCGACCCAGTCCCAGACCCGTCCGGAAGACCGCGTATCCTTCGCCCACAGGCTGGCGTACGGCTCCGGCGCCTTCGCCAATAATCTTCTCGCTGGTGCCATCGTCGGGATGATCGTGCTCCTTTATGAGGAGCTCGGTGTCAGTCTGATCATGCTCGGGATCATCACCGGCGCGCCGCGCTTCTTTGATGCGCTGACCGACCCGATCGTCGGCTACATCTCGGACAATTTCAAATCGCGCTGGGGACGCCGCCGCCCGTTCATCTTCGTCGGGGCGATCCTGGTCGGGGTCAGCTTCTTCTTCCTGTGGCAGTTTCCTGACGGCCAGAGCCCGACCTTCTACTTCTGGTACTATCTGATCGGGTCGCTGATTTTCTTCCTGGCCTATACCATCTTCGCGACGCCCTGGGTGGCGCTCGGCTATGAGCTGACGCCGGACTACGACCAGCGCACCCTGCTCATGGGCACCCAGAATTTCATTGGGCAGCTCGCCTTCTTCCTGCCGCCCTACATGCTGTTCATCGCCAAGCAGTCCGAATGGTTTTCCAATCCGATCGAGGGGGCCCGCTGGGTTGCAACCGGCGTCGCGATCGTGGTGATCATCACCGGTATCATCCCGGCGATCTTCCTGAGGGAGCGTTTGGCCGATGTGGCCCTCAAGGAGAGCAAGGCCGAGCATGGAACCTCCGGCGGCTTCATCAGGGAACTTGGCTATTTCTTCAAGAGTATGGGCCAGGCGCTGAGCTTTATCCCCTTCCTGAAGATATGCCTGGTCACTTTTCTGGTCTTCAACGGCTTCATCCTGATCGCCTCCTATGGCTATTTCGTACTCAGCTATTACGTCTTCAACGGCGACACGGAAGCAGCTGCCGGGATGGGCGCGCTGGTCGCCACGGTGGGGACCTTCGCGAACTTCTTCATCGTCGCCTTCGTGACGTTTCTGGCGACCAAGATCGGCCAGCGGCGAACCTTCATCATCGCAATCGGCCTCGCAATACTGGGCTATGCGCTGAAGACCTTCGCCTACAGTCCCGAACATCCCTGGCTGATCATGCTGCCGGCGCCGCTGATGGCCTTCGGGCTGGGCTCACTCTTCACCCTGATGCCATCGATGATGGCGGATATTGTCGACCAGGACGAATTGCGGACCGGCCAGCGCCGGGAGGGGATGTTCGCCTCGATCTACTGGTGGGTGGTCAAGCTGGGCCAGACGGCGGCCTCGATGGGCGGCGCCTGGCTGCTGGCGAGTACCGGCCTGAATGCCGAGCTGGGCGGCGACCAAACAGAATCGACGCTTCTCCTCCTGCGCGTCTATGATATCGGCTTGCCGATCCTGCTCTACCTGCTGGCAATTGGCCTGGTGGCCACCATCGACGTGTCCCGTGAAAAGTCTGAGGCCGTCCGTCGTGAGCTTGAAGCGCGTCGACGCTCGGTTGAACCGGTACCCGCGGAATAA
- a CDS encoding glycoside hydrolase family 16 protein has product MTMTNGLARGVLALGLLSLASAACAAQDAAEQDPSSGSDWRLVWSDEFDGDAIDSARWTLEQDCWGGGNAERQCYTAFEENARIEDGHLVIEARLGEAQGPALPAHMRVNATEEERRATTTQPFTSARLNTREKGDWTYGRIEVRARLPEGQGTWPAIWMLPTDEYYGGWAASGEIDILEAVNLGEPCRECRGDVENRIFGTLHYGGEWPENTYQNRETTLPVSADGEQDFHVFAVEWTQGRIEWFLDGESYGYLTQRRWRSASEAARGRPYAPFDQRFHLILNLAVGGHLAEGRNVGGVRVEAFPQQFLIDWVRVYDCPQDLETAQACAN; this is encoded by the coding sequence ATGACGATGACGAATGGTCTGGCCCGGGGTGTTCTCGCCCTGGGCCTCCTCTCCCTCGCTTCCGCTGCCTGTGCAGCCCAGGATGCGGCGGAACAGGATCCCAGCTCTGGCAGCGACTGGCGACTGGTCTGGTCAGACGAGTTTGATGGCGATGCCATTGATTCCGCGCGATGGACCCTGGAGCAGGATTGCTGGGGCGGCGGCAATGCCGAGCGGCAATGCTATACGGCGTTCGAGGAGAATGCCCGGATCGAGGATGGCCATCTTGTCATCGAGGCGCGCCTCGGTGAGGCGCAAGGTCCGGCTCTGCCGGCCCACATGCGCGTCAATGCGACCGAAGAAGAGCGGCGGGCCACAACCACTCAGCCTTTTACCTCTGCTCGCCTGAACACCCGCGAGAAGGGCGACTGGACCTATGGCCGGATCGAGGTCCGGGCCCGGCTTCCTGAGGGGCAGGGCACTTGGCCGGCCATCTGGATGCTGCCGACCGATGAGTATTACGGCGGTTGGGCGGCGTCCGGGGAGATCGACATCCTTGAGGCCGTCAATCTCGGCGAGCCCTGCCGGGAATGCCGCGGTGACGTCGAAAACCGGATTTTCGGGACGCTCCATTATGGCGGCGAATGGCCGGAGAACACGTATCAGAACCGCGAGACCACGCTTCCGGTCAGCGCCGATGGCGAGCAGGACTTTCATGTCTTTGCTGTCGAGTGGACGCAAGGCCGGATCGAGTGGTTCCTGGACGGCGAGTCCTACGGCTATCTGACCCAGCGCCGCTGGCGCTCAGCCTCCGAGGCGGCCCGCGGTCGGCCCTATGCCCCGTTCGACCAGCGTTTCCATTTGATCCTCAATCTCGCGGTTGGCGGGCATCTGGCCGAGGGCCGGAATGTTGGCGGTGTCCGCGTCGAGGCCTTTCCCCAGCAGTTCCTGATTGATTGGGTGCGGGTTTATGATTGCCCGCAGGACTTGGAAACGGCGCAAGCCTGCGCCAACTGA
- a CDS encoding TetR/AcrR family transcriptional regulator, whose amino-acid sequence MTNMAILTPKFPDHSSPFSREQERRHKETALLSAAAKRFDAEGVHATRLEDIAADLGLTKTSIGYYHASKEDLAAAVYGQSADFLDEAVTFAMASDGHYRDKILALFQRFSRQLIEVKQGLRPHLAAINDLDALGESARTDIASRLSVSVARVNELVVGWVAEEKIELGRPQPATFFVIGLLDLMTGWLNRKRHFDIEDASASLFDLLRHGLLNGPWTPLSIRPGSPQIGVPQIFDREARNRMKREAFLRAGTRFFNNLGFGGVALVEVAASLGVTRGAFYYHFPDKEQLLDQCLEASLSDVEDALDRAEAQSDAGLEIVEHALRDLTYQQASGVTPLLRPSLASALPAARQRRHAARLRNIARRFGDALESGMSHGEARQVDVAIVEQILTNAIFINGGYTIAAANSFTDWRLSEDPLTATIDYTHLLMMGLEPRS is encoded by the coding sequence ATGACCAATATGGCTATTTTGACACCCAAGTTTCCCGATCACAGCTCGCCCTTCTCAAGGGAGCAGGAGCGGCGGCACAAGGAGACAGCCCTTCTCTCGGCAGCCGCCAAACGCTTCGACGCCGAGGGCGTCCACGCGACGCGGCTCGAGGACATCGCCGCAGACCTTGGACTGACCAAGACCAGCATCGGCTATTATCACGCCTCCAAGGAGGACCTCGCTGCCGCGGTCTACGGACAGTCCGCGGATTTCCTCGATGAAGCGGTCACCTTCGCCATGGCCAGCGACGGTCACTACCGGGACAAGATACTCGCCCTCTTCCAGCGGTTCTCGAGACAGCTGATCGAGGTCAAGCAGGGCCTCCGCCCACACCTGGCTGCCATCAATGATCTCGATGCCCTTGGCGAAAGCGCGCGAACCGACATTGCCTCCCGACTCTCGGTCAGTGTTGCCCGGGTCAACGAGCTGGTCGTCGGCTGGGTCGCAGAGGAGAAGATCGAGCTGGGCCGTCCGCAGCCCGCAACCTTCTTCGTGATCGGACTGCTCGACCTGATGACCGGCTGGCTCAACCGCAAGCGCCATTTCGATATCGAGGACGCCAGCGCAAGCCTGTTCGACCTGTTGCGGCACGGGCTTCTGAACGGTCCCTGGACGCCGCTCTCCATCCGACCGGGCAGCCCGCAGATCGGAGTGCCGCAGATATTTGATCGCGAAGCCCGTAACCGCATGAAACGGGAGGCCTTCCTCCGCGCCGGGACCCGGTTTTTCAATAATCTCGGATTTGGCGGCGTGGCCCTGGTGGAAGTGGCGGCCTCGCTCGGCGTGACCCGCGGCGCATTTTACTATCACTTCCCGGACAAGGAGCAATTGCTCGACCAATGCCTGGAAGCATCGCTGTCGGATGTTGAAGACGCCCTGGACAGGGCCGAGGCGCAATCCGACGCCGGCCTTGAAATCGTTGAGCACGCCTTGAGGGACCTCACCTACCAGCAGGCCAGCGGCGTCACCCCGCTCCTGCGACCCAGCCTCGCCTCCGCCCTGCCCGCGGCACGCCAGCGCCGCCATGCGGCCCGTCTGAGAAACATCGCCCGCCGCTTCGGTGATGCCCTGGAAAGCGGCATGAGCCATGGCGAAGCCCGGCAGGTCGATGTCGCCATTGTCGAGCAGATCCTGACCAATGCCATCTTCATCAATGGCGGCTACACGATTGCGGCCGCCAACAGCTTTACCGACTGGCGCCTTTCCGAGGACCCGCTCACTGCGACCATCGACTATACCCACCTGCTCATGATGGGCCTGGAGCCGAGGTCGTGA
- a CDS encoding class-II fumarase/aspartase family protein, with product MKTLKIKIVALSVLVWGCTPGTEQPSAQTDDTRSEQAMTEASGAVTTEVAGPETDAASTPVTQPAAMVDTQSIESIFSLAGLNSYVLEIEAALARSQAELGIIPQSAADEISATANLASIPQSEIDAEYQIVRHRMVALLNVWRRRLGPDAANYLHYGATTVDIYDSARVLQLRAATRVLIADLRELETGMIELAQAHRTTPMMGRTLGQHALPITFGKKVSGWIGENRRHIDRLGDLLDRIERSVIMKGAVGSYLGLGAEGIEVERGVAMQLGLPAPYRDDWHAARDVFAEYANILAMISRSQGRIGQEVFLLQTTDIAEVAERRPGTAVGSSTMPHKNNPSLSEALIQRSRIIPRLAEIVGDDMINMFERDNTSRPNQVLEEISMASEDMLSESRRLISRLEVDPVRMRENLDRSGGWILAQRFMFALAPEIGRDTAEAHMRDLASAARTSGESLYDVALRDPVITNALTRTQIEDLLDPTTYIGLAAEQVDAVIADALAARENDRSTADTE from the coding sequence GTGAAGACGCTCAAGATCAAGATCGTCGCCCTGAGCGTCCTGGTCTGGGGATGTACGCCCGGCACCGAACAGCCCAGCGCACAGACCGACGATACGCGGTCGGAACAGGCCATGACCGAGGCGAGCGGCGCGGTCACGACCGAGGTCGCCGGACCGGAAACAGATGCGGCGTCAACGCCGGTCACCCAGCCTGCCGCAATGGTCGACACACAATCGATTGAAAGCATCTTCTCCCTAGCCGGCCTGAACAGCTACGTGCTGGAAATCGAGGCTGCGCTGGCACGATCCCAGGCCGAACTGGGCATCATCCCGCAGAGCGCAGCCGATGAAATCTCGGCGACGGCGAACCTTGCCTCCATCCCGCAGTCCGAAATAGACGCGGAGTACCAGATCGTCCGCCACCGCATGGTTGCATTGCTGAATGTCTGGCGACGGCGGCTCGGCCCGGATGCCGCGAATTATCTCCATTACGGCGCCACGACCGTCGACATCTATGACAGCGCCCGGGTGCTCCAGCTGCGCGCGGCCACACGGGTCCTGATCGCTGACCTGCGCGAGCTCGAAACCGGGATGATCGAGCTGGCGCAGGCTCATCGCACCACGCCAATGATGGGTCGCACACTCGGGCAACACGCCCTGCCGATCACCTTCGGCAAGAAGGTCAGCGGATGGATCGGCGAGAACCGCCGCCATATCGACCGGCTTGGCGACCTGCTCGACCGTATCGAGCGCTCGGTGATCATGAAAGGCGCGGTCGGGAGCTATCTCGGTCTCGGCGCTGAGGGGATCGAGGTCGAGCGCGGAGTCGCGATGCAATTGGGTTTGCCGGCGCCCTATCGTGACGACTGGCACGCTGCCCGCGACGTGTTCGCCGAATACGCCAATATCCTGGCCATGATCAGCCGGTCCCAGGGTCGTATCGGTCAGGAGGTCTTTTTGCTGCAGACCACCGACATCGCTGAAGTGGCGGAACGCCGTCCCGGCACCGCGGTCGGCTCAAGCACCATGCCGCACAAGAACAATCCGTCCCTGTCGGAAGCCCTGATCCAGCGGTCCCGGATCATCCCCCGCCTCGCCGAAATCGTCGGCGACGACATGATCAACATGTTCGAGCGCGACAACACCTCCCGTCCCAACCAGGTTCTCGAAGAGATCTCGATGGCGAGCGAGGACATGCTGTCGGAATCGCGCCGCTTGATCAGCCGCCTTGAGGTTGACCCGGTCCGTATGCGCGAAAACCTCGACCGCTCGGGCGGCTGGATCCTGGCGCAGCGCTTCATGTTCGCGCTGGCTCCCGAAATCGGCCGCGATACAGCCGAAGCCCATATGCGGGACCTGGCGAGCGCGGCCCGCACCAGCGGCGAAAGCCTGTACGATGTCGCGCTGCGAGACCCGGTCATCACAAACGCCCTCACCCGGACGCAAATCGAGGACCTCCTCGACCCGACCACCTATATCGGTCTGGCCGCCGAACAGGTCGATGCCGTCATTGCCGACGCACTGGCCGCCCGGGAAAATGACAGATCGACCGCAGACACGGAATAG